GGAAGGAGGGCAGGGGCCGCCGTAGGCCGTCTTCCCGAAATCGTTCCTGCCCTGGAGCGCGCCGGCGGGGACGGCGTTCGAGGGGATCTCCGCCGTGTCCGCACCGATGTTCCAGACCACCCAGTGGACCCAGGTTTTCCCGGGGGCGTCCGGGTCGTCGACGATCAGGGCGAGGGTCTTTGCGTTTCCGGGGACGCCCCGGACCGACAGCGGCGGGCTGGTATCCGCGCCGTCGCAGGTGTGTTGCGGGGGGATCATCCCGTTGTGCGCGAACGCCGTGCTGGAGATCGAGAGGCCGCTCATTTTCCGCACCTCCCCATGGATGCTCCGACCCGAATAGTGTAACAATCTCCGGGGGAGACCGCGAAGGGGGAATGGACACATGCTGCCGGGAAAACTCGCAGTGCTGTTCGGGGAGATGGAGGCGGTCCGCGGAGAGACGCTCGGGATCGTGTCCGGGCTGACGGAGGAGGAGATGTACCGGGGCGCGGCCGGGAGCTGGTCCGCCGCGCAGATCCTGTACCACCTCCTCCTGGCGGAGACCGGGACGAGCAAGGTGATCCGGAAGGCGATCAAGTCGGCGGAAGGGAGGCTGCCTTCCTATCCGGAGGACGATTCCCTCCTGTCCGTCCGGGAGCTGTCCGCGCCCGTGGGCTCTTTCCAGGCGCCGGATCTCGTCCGCCCGGACGACCCGCCGGGCAGAAACGATCTGCTGCGCCTGGCGCGGGAGACCCGGGAGCGGACCGCGGAGTCCTTCTCCATGCTCGCGGCCGTCGACCCGCGGGCGGCCCGCTTTCCGCACCCCCTGTACGGGGAGCTGGACCTGTACGAATGGCCCGCCGTCGTCATCCTGATGCACGAGAAGGACCACCAGGGGCAGCTCCGGGCGCTGGCGGCCCGCCTGCGGGGGACGCCCGGATGACGCAGCTCGAGACGCTGCCCAGGCCGGAGGCGGTCATCTTCGATTTCGACGGCGTGATCGCCGACACCGAGCGGCTGCACTTCGATCTGTTCGGGAAGGCGCTCGAACCCGAGGGGATCTCCTTCACGTGGGAGGAGTACGTCGCCCACTACATGGGCTGCAACGACCGGGACGCCTTTCGGAAGGCCTTCCTGAGGAACGGAAGGGAGCTGGAGGACGGGCGGCTTTCCCGGATGATCCACGCCAAGTCGCGGCTGTTCCAGGATGCCGTCCGTCAGGGGGTGAGCAGCTATCCCGGGGCGATCGAGACGATCCGGTCGCTGAACGCCTCCAGGATTCCCCTGGCGATCTGCAGCGGGGCGCTGCGGGCCGACATCGACCCGATCCTTTCGGCG
The Thermodesulfobacteriota bacterium genome window above contains:
- a CDS encoding HAD family phosphatase; amino-acid sequence: MTQLETLPRPEAVIFDFDGVIADTERLHFDLFGKALEPEGISFTWEEYVAHYMGCNDRDAFRKAFLRNGRELEDGRLSRMIHAKSRLFQDAVRQGVSSYPGAIETIRSLNASRIPLAICSGALRADIDPILSAFGIACCFTAVVSADSVRKGKPDPEGYILAFRELTRSRGSKVASAGACLAVEDTPDGVTAARRAGLAVLAVANNYSAEALARADHVVGSLEELRIEGIGPA
- a CDS encoding YbhB/YbcL family Raf kinase inhibitor-like protein, producing MSGLSISSTAFAHNGMIPPQHTCDGADTSPPLSVRGVPGNAKTLALIVDDPDAPGKTWVHWVVWNIGADTAEIPSNAVPAGALQGRNDFGKTAYGGPCPPSGTHRYFFKLYALDAALPLNAGATKAQLEEAMKGRVIGNAELIGLYRRK
- a CDS encoding DinB family protein, which codes for MLPGKLAVLFGEMEAVRGETLGIVSGLTEEEMYRGAAGSWSAAQILYHLLLAETGTSKVIRKAIKSAEGRLPSYPEDDSLLSVRELSAPVGSFQAPDLVRPDDPPGRNDLLRLARETRERTAESFSMLAAVDPRAARFPHPLYGELDLYEWPAVVILMHEKDHQGQLRALAARLRGTPG